In Prunus dulcis chromosome 1, ALMONDv2, whole genome shotgun sequence, the following are encoded in one genomic region:
- the LOC117612223 gene encoding uncharacterized ATP-dependent helicase C29A10.10c-like, with translation MDHQENNVKKLGVAGRSLIDSVFSWSMKDVLKKNLYKKQVMKIPETFSTVTSYMKSFIPSLVEETHADLLSSMMTLSQAPTCEILAVKTSKGHKPPKDLFYDIIMKGRGEAAGSYEPQAGDLIALTDIRPKCADDLNKPRDSYLIAYVLRGRDNNLSILSSKPINKEGGKKLLAVYLINMMTNVHVWKALNSEGANTNLTKNVLQVQPNSSHVGNSCSICFSKENFSAALSNRWPSMGSDLNDSQEAAVLNCISLSKCTHQNTIKLIWGPPGTGKTKTVAMSLFSLLKLKCRTLTCAPTNIAVLEVAARLLGLVNQSLGCGKYGLGDIILFGNGERMKIDNYDDLVEVFLDYRIEILAECFNPRTGWKHWLESMIDLLEDPQEKYLLYLKEIRERRCDEDGKDSNNLLTTMKREVMTAIINDRNSTKDDEDDFLTLEEFVKEKLSSIGKGLKICMVNLYTHLPTSCISLEVVKAMIRASDLLSSLKALLQDVGFANERSQLVLKDCVHTLMSLREFSVPDLNDLKKIRTLCLANACLIFCTASSSAKLNRERMRPLELLVIDEAAQLKECESAIPLQLPGLRHAILVGDEKQLPAMVKSKISEKAGFGRSLFGRLVQLGHKKHLLNVQYRMHPSISLFPKGEFYKNRISDGPNVKQRSYERSFLSGKMYGSYSFIDIVNGKEEFDRWHSPKNMAEVAVVCEIVSSLYREFTRTKKKVSIGVISPYKAQVNAIQERVGEYSEASGTDFSVSVRTVDGFQGGEDDVIIISTVRCNEKGSVGFVSNVQRANVMLTRARYCLWILGNEATLISSNSIWKKLILDAKKRKCFYNAHEDKDLAQAIAAALMELCQLHILLNADSLLFKNAKWKVYFTKKFQNSMEKIKDTDIHREVVSLLTKLSDGWRQSCKDKGVIVHGGACGQLLEKYKVKGQLNLIWSVDVLEENSDYVQVMKIWDVLPVSDTPEFAERLRIIFRSYTADKMNLCLLRCVEGDKVVPMRSPVDSSSSSCEADPVEILSKPLSSLSLTDEPQTSSSGKSNMSTRSRKKDTGLRSIAAAATTTEELEGVVHP, from the exons ATGGATCATCAAGAGAATAATGTGAAAAAGTTGGGCGTTGCCGGTAGAAGCTTAATCGATTCGGTCTTCTCTTGGTCTATGAAGGATGTTCTCAAAAAAAATCTTTACAAAAAACAG GTGATGAAAATTCCTGAGACATTTTCGACGGTGACTAGTTACATGAAATCATTCATTCCTTCACTTGTTGAGGAAACACATGCTGATTTACTCTCAAGCATGATGACTCTGTCACAGGCACCTACCTGTGAAATTCTGGCTGTTAAAACTTCCAAGGGTCATAAACCTCCCAAGGACTTGTTTTATGATATTATAATGAAGGGCAGGGGAGAAGCCGCAGGATCATATGAGCCGCAGGCTGGAGATCTTATTGCCTTGACTGATATCAGACCAAAATGCGCAGATGATTTGAACAAGCCCAGAGATTCATATCTCATTGCGTATGTTCTTCGAGGCAGAGATAATAACCTCTCAATACTCTCATCAAAGCCTATCAATAAAGAAGGAGGAAAAAAACTTCTTGCTGTCTATCTAATCAACATGATGACAAATGTTCATGTATGGAAAGCTTTGAACTCAGAAGGGGCCAACACAAATTTAACAAAGAATGTGCTGCAAGTGCAACCCAATTCATcacat GTTGGGAATTCTTGTTCAATTTgcttttcaaaagaaaatttctcTGCTGCCCTTTCAAATAGATGGCCCTCAATGGGCTCTGATCTAAATGATTCCCAAGAAGCTGCAGTTTTGAACTGTATCAGTTTGAGTAAATGTACTCACCAAAATACCATAAAACTAATATGGGGTCCTCCTGGGACTGGAAAAACCAAGACAGTTGCTATGTCACTTTTTTCCCTCTTGAAGTTGAAGTGCAGAACACTAACATGTGCTCCAACGAATATCGCCGTGTTAGAAGTGGCAGCGCGACTGTTGGGATTGGTTAATCAGTCTCTTGGTTGTGGAAAGTATGGACTTGGAGATATAATTCTATTTGGGAATGGGGAGCGAATGAAGATTGATAATTATGATGACCTTGTTGAGGTATTTCTTGATTATCGTATTGAAATTCTGGCCGAATGTTTTAACCCTCGGACTGGATGGAAACATTGGTTGGAATCAATGATAGATTTGCTTGAGGATCCACAGGAAAAGTACTTGTTGTATTTGAAAGAAATAAGGGAAAGAAGATGCGATGAGGATGGCAAAGATAGCAATAATCTTTTGACAACGATGAAGAGAGAGGTAATGACCGCAATCATCAATGATAGAAACTCAACAAaggatgatgaggatgatttTCTGACCTTAGAGGAGTTTGTGAAGGAAAAACTTAGTTCAATTGGTAAGGGTCTGAAGATTTGCATGGTAAATTTGTACACCCACTTACCAACTTCTTGCATTTCACTGGAGGTTGTGAAGGCCATGATTAGAGCTTCGGATTTGCTCAGTTCTCTTAAAGCTTTACTGCAGGATGTTGGTTTTGCTAATGAAAGGTCACAATTAGTTCTAAAAGATTGTGTTCATACACTGATGTCGCTTCGTGAATTTTCTGTTCCTGATTTGAAtgatttgaagaaaataaggaCATTGTGCTTGGCAAATGCTTGTTTAATATTTTGCACCGCATCAAGCTCTGCTAAATTGaacagagagagaatgagacCTCTAGAATTGCTAGTGATTGATGAAGCTGCTCAGCTGAAAGAATGTGAATCAGCAATTCCTTTGCAACTACCTGGTCTTCGCCATGCTATTCTCGTAGGAGATGAGAAGCAACTCCCTGCCATGGTTAAAAGCAAG ATTTCTGAGAAGGCTGGTTTTGGAAGAAGTTTGTTCGGAAGACTTGTACAGTTGGGACATAAGAAGCACCTTCTCAATGTCCAGTACAGAATGCATCCATCAATCAGCTTATTCCCAAAAGGGGAGTTTTACAAGAACCGGATATCAGATGGTCCAAATGTCAAGCAAAGAAGCTATGAGAGGTCTTTTCTTTCAGGAAAAATGTATGGATCCTACTCCTTTATAGATATAGTCAATGGAAAAGAAGAATTCGATCGCTGGCATAGTCCAAAAAATATGGCTGAGGTTGCTGTGGTCTGTGAGATTGTTTCAAGCCTTTACAGAG AATTTACTCgaacaaagaagaaggttAGTATTGGGGTAATATCACCTTACAAAGCTCAAGTTAATGCAATTCAAGAGAGAGTCGGAGAATACAGTGAAGCTTCTGGCACTGACTTCTCCGTAAGTGTGCGAACTGTTGACGGCTTTCAAGGTGGTGAAGATGATGTGATAATTATCTCCACTGTCAGATGTAACGAGAAAGGATCTGTAGGTTTCGTCTCCAATGTTCAAAGAGCAAACGTGATGCTAACGCGTGCAAG GTACTGTctttggattttggggaaCGAAGCGACTTTGATTAGCAGTAACTCTATTTGGAAGAAGCTAATTCTTGATGCAAAGAAACGCAAATGTTTCTATAATGCTCACGAGGACAAGGACTTGGCTCAGGCCATTGCAGCAGCCCTCATGGAGCTTTGCCAACTACATATTCTACTTAATGCTGATTCTCTGCTGTTCAAAAACGCCAAATGGAAG GtttatttcaccaaaaaatttcagaattccATGGAAAAGATTAAAGACACTGACATCCATCGAGAAGTGGTTTCCTTATTAACAAAGCTCTCTGACGGTTGGCGCCAATCTTGCAAGGATAAAGGAGTTATAGTTCATGGGGGGGCTTGTGGTCAGCTGTTAGAGAAGTATAAAGTGAAAGGGCAGCTGAATCTCATTTGGTCCGTAGATGTTCTCGAGGAGAACTCAGATTACGTCCAGGTTATGAAGATTTGGGATGTTCTTCCAGTTTCTGATACTCCCGAATTTGCGGAGCGGCTTCGGATCATTTTTCGTAGTTATACAGCTGATAAGATGAACCTCTGCCTGCTCAGATGTGTTGAGGG AGACAAAGTTGTTCCGATGAGATCCCCGGTAGATTCAAGCAGTTCTTCCTGTGAGGCTGATCCTGTGGAGATTCTTTCAAAACCGTTATCTTCACTCAGTCTAACAGATGAGCCACAAACATCAAGTAGTGG AAAGAGTAACATGTCCACAAGGTCGAGAAAGAAGGACACCGGGTTGAGGAG catagcagcagcagcaacaacaacagaaGAATTAGAAGGTGTTGTACATCCGTGA
- the LOC117616586 gene encoding helicase SEN1-like, with translation MDHEDNEVKKPFEIAGRSLIDLVFSWSLRNVLFRDLYKHQVTKIPETFSTVARYMKSFIPSLIEETHADLLSNVTAISQAPICEILTVETSKHHRPPKDLFYEITVRKMIATESNAGKYEPAVGDIFALTNIRPKCIDDLNRPKHFYLIAYVLGSKDSSDNLQILSSKPISGEGYKQIKSKRETLFAVYLMNMTTNVRVWKALNSEETNTNIIKNVLQVQPNSSDGENSCTICFSEDMCSPDLSTKWPTMCSDLNDSQKAAVLNCISLSKCHHHNAVKLIWGPPGTGKTKTVCTTLFVLFKLKCRTLTCAPTNIAVLEVTARLLRLVNQTLEYGKYGLGNIILFGNLERMNIDNYNDLFEVFLDSRISILSKCLAPLSGWKHCLESMIGLLEDPEQLYSLYLKEKREQHKKNDEHNDESDLLTFEEFVKKKFDDVSEHLKTCMVNLYTHLPTSCISLEVVKDMIRVSDLLKLIKSILHRAGVANERLQTLQKDCAQILKSLREFSVPNSNDGQTIRNLCLANACLIFCTASSSAKLHTEGMAPLEMLVVDEAAQLKECESAIPLQLPGLRHAILIGDEMQLPAMVKSKLSENAEFGKSLFERLVLLGHEKLLLNVQHRMHPLISRFPKQEFYNNQILDGPNVSEVSYEKSFIEGRMYGPYSFINVANGKEEFDRGHSLKNMVEVAVVYEIVSCLYKEFTRTKKKVSIGVISPYKAQVNAIQLRVRNYSEVSGTDFSVSVRSVDGFQGGEEDVIIISTVRCNGNGSVGFLSNRQRANVVLTRARHCLWILGNEATLTNSNSIWKNLILDAKKRDCFYNADEDNNLAQAIAAALLEHNQLHTLLDADSMLFKNAKWKVWFTKEFRNSIAEIKDTEIRQDVISLIKKLSNGWRQSQNDKVIIGHARTSAELLETYEVNELLYLIWSVEIHKQNSDFVQVMKIWDIVPLSDIPKLTERLDIVFGNYSVEKMNRCKLRCFDGVNVVPNRWPADSSSCDEADPTEFLSKPFSSLSLRDRPSSSSSFRNNFMSRMSGTKGSGSRPRW, from the exons ATGGATCATGAGGACAATGAGGTGAAGAAGCCTTTTGAAATTGCAGGTAGAAGCTTAATCGACTTGGTCTTCTCTTGGTCTCTTAGGAATGTTCTCTTCAGAGATCTTTACAAACACCAG GTGACCAAAATTCCAGAGACATTTTCGACAGTGGCGCGTTACATGAAGTCATTCATTCCTTCACTTATTGAAGAAACACATGCTGATTTACTCTCAAACGTTACGGCAATTTCGCAAGCACCTATTTGTGAGATTCTGACTGTTGAAACTTCTAAGCATCATAGGCCTCCCAAAGacttgttttatgaaattacaGTTAGGAAGATGATTGCGACAGAAAGCAATGCAGGAAAATATGAGCCAGCGGTTGGAGATATCTTTGCCTTGACAAATATTAGACCAAAATGCATTGATGATTTAAACAGGCCTAAACATTTCTATCTTATTGCATATGTTCTCGGATCGAAAGATAGCTCAGACAATCTCCAGATACTCTCATCAAAGCCTATCAGTGGGGAAGGATACAAGCAAATAAAGAGCAAGAGAGAAACACTGTTTGCTGTGTATCTGATGAACATGACCACAAATGTTCGTGTATGGAAAGCGTTGAATTCAGAAGAGACAAACACCAATATCATTAAGAATGTGCTGCAAGTGCAACCCAATTCATCAGAC GGGGAGAATTCTTGCACAATCTGTTTTTCCGAAGACATGTGCTCCCCTGACCTTTCTACAAAATGGCCCACAATGTGCTCTGATCTAAATGATTCCCAAAAGGCTGCAGTTTTAAACTGTATCAGTTTGAGTAAGTGTCATCACCATAATGCTGTAAAACTAATATGGGGTCCTCCTGGAACTGGAAAGACCAAGACAGTCTGTACGACACTCTTTGTCCTCTTTAAGTTGAAGTGCAGAACACTAACATGTGCACCAACCAATATTGCGGTGTTAGAAGTTACGGCACGACTCTTGAGGTTGGTTAATCAGACTCTTGAATATGGAAAGTATGGACTAGGAAATATAATTCTATTTGGGAATCTGGAGCGGATGAACATCGATAATTATAATGACCTTTTTGAGGTATTTCTTGATAGTCGTATTAGTATTCTGTCCAAGTGTCTAGCCCCTTTGTCTGGTTGGAAACATTGTTTAGAATCCATGATAGGTTTACTTGAGGATCCAGAGCAACTCTATTCCTTGTATTTAAAGGAAAAGAGGGAACAACACAAAAAGAATGATGAGCACAATGATGAGAGTGATCTTTTGACGTTTGAGGagtttgtgaagaaaaaatttgatgaCGTTAGTGAGCATCTGAAAACTTGTATGGTAAACTTGTACACCCACTTGCCAACATCTTGCATTTCACTTGAGGTGGTGAAGGATATGATTAGAGTTTCGGATTTGCTTAAGTTGATTAAATCTATATTGCATCGGGCCGGTGTTGCTAATGAAAGGTTACAAACACTTCAAAAAGATTGCGCACAAATTCTTAAGTCGCTTCGTGAATTTTCTGTTCCAAATTCAAATGACGGACAAACAATAAGAAATTTGTGCTTGGCAAATGcttgtttaatattttgtaCTGCGTCAAGCTCTGCAAAATTGCACACTGAAGGAATGGCACCTCTGGAAATGTTAGTGGTTGATGAAGCAGCTCAGCTGAAAGAATGTGAATCAGCAATTCCTTTACAACTACCTGGTCTTCGCCATGCTATTCTCATAGGAGATGAGATGCAACTCCCTGCAATGGTTAAAAGCaag CTCTCCGAGAATGCTGAATTTGGAAAAAGTTTGTTCGAAAGACTTGTACTGTTAGGCCACGAGAAGCTCCTTCTTAATGTCCAGCATAGGATGCATCCATTGATCAGCAGGTTTCCGAAACAGGAGTTCTACAACAATCAGATATTAGATGGTCCAAATGTCAGTGAAGTAAGCTATGAGAAGTCCTTCATTGAGGGCAGAATGTACGGGCCATACTCCTTTATAAATGTAGCCAATGGAAAAGAAGAATTTGATCGCGGGCATAGTCTGAAAAACATGGTTGAGGTTGCTGTTGTATATGAGATAGTTTCATGCCTTTACAAAG AATTTACTCgaacaaagaagaaggttAGTATTGGGGTAATATCACCTTACAAGGCTCAAGTTAATGCAATTCAATTGAGAGTCAGAAACTACAGTGAAGTTTCTGGCACAGATTTCTCTGTAAGTGTGCGATCTGTTGATGGATTCCAAGGTGGTGAAGAGGATGTGATAATTATCTCCACTGTCAGATGTAATGGGAATGGATCTGTAGGTTTCCTCTCCAATCGTCAGCGAGCAAATGTGGTTCTAACTCGTGCCAG GCATTGCCTTTGGATATTGGGGAATGAAGCGACATTGACTAACAGTAACTCAATTTGGAAGAATCTAATTCTTGATGCGAAGAAACGCGATTGTTTCTATAATGCTGATGAGGACAATAACTTAGCTCAGGCTATTGCAGCAGCCCTTCTAGAGCATAACCAACTACATACTCTGCTTGATGCTGATTCTATGCTGTTCAAAAATGCAAAATGGAAG GTTTGGTTCACCAAGGAATTTAGGAATTCAATAGCAGAAATTAAAGACACTGAGATTCGACAGGACGtaatttctttaataaaaaagCTTTCTAATGGTTGGCGCCAATCTCAGAATGATAAAGTGATTATAGGCCATGCGAGGACTTCTGCTGAATTGCTAGAGACGTATGAAGTCAATGAGCTGCTGTATCTCATTTGGAGCGTAGAAATTCACAAGCAGAACTCAGATTTTGTCCAGGTTATGAAGATTTGGGACATTGTCCCACTTTCTGATATTCCTAAACTTACAGAGCGCCTTGACATCGTCTTTGGGAATTACTCCGTCGAAAAGATGAACCGTTGCAAACTCAGATGTTTTGATGG GGTCAATGTTGTTCCAAATAGATGGCCAGCAGATTCGAGCAGCTGCGACGAAGCTGATCCAACAGAGTTCCTTTCAAAACCATTTTCTTCACTCAGTCTGAGAGATAGGCCATCATCAAGTTCATCTTTTAG AAATAATTTTATGTCAAGAATGAGTGGAACCAAGGGCTCTGGATCGAGGCCAAGATGGTAG
- the LOC117616585 gene encoding 60S ribosomal protein L8-3: MGRVIRAQRKGAGSVFKSHTHHRKGPARFRSLDFGERNGYLKGVVTEIIHDPGRGAPLARVSFRHPFRYKKQNELFVAAEGIYTGQFIYCGKKANLVVGNVLPLRSIPEGAVVCNVEHHVGDRGVLARASGDYAVVISHNPDNDTSRIKLPSGAKKIVPSGCRAMIGQVAGGGRTEKPMLKAGNAYHKFRVKRNCWPKVRGVAMNPVEHPHGGGNHQHIGHASTVRRDAPPGQKVGLIAARRTGRLRGQAAATASKADKA; encoded by the exons ATGGGTAGAGTCATCAGAGCTCAGCGTAAGGGTGCGGGGTCGGTCTTCAAGTCCCACACCCACCACCGCAAGGGTCCCGCCCGGTTCCGCAGCCTCGACTTCGGCGAACGCAACGGCTACCTCAAGGGCGTCGTCACCGAGATCATCCACGACCCGGGTCGCGGAGCCCCGCTCGCCCGAGTCAGCTTCCGCCATCCTTTCCGATACAAAAAGCAGAACGAGCTCTTCGTCGCCGCTGAGGGCATCTACACTGGCCAGTTCATCTACTGTGGGAAGAAGGCCAATCTGGTCGTGGGCAATGTGTTGCCTCTCAGATCGATCCCGGAGGGAGCTGTCGTCTGCAACGTCGAGCACCATGTTGGTGACCGTGGAGTCCTTGCTAGGGCTTCTGGTGATTACGCTGTTGTTATCAGCCACAACCCTGATAACGATACCTccag GATCAAGCTTCCTTCTGGTGCGAAGAAGATTGTGCCAAGTGGTTGCAGGGCAATGATTGGGCAGGTTGCTGGCGGCGGTAGGACTGAAAAGCCAATGCTCAAGGCTGGTAATGCATACCACAAATTCAGAGTGAAGAGGAACTGCTGGCCTAAGGTTCGTGGTGTGGCTATGAACCCAGTTGAGCATCCTCACGGAGGAGGTAACCACCAGCACATTGGACATGCAAGTACAGTCAGGCGTGATGCTCCTCCTGGCCAGAAGGTCGGTCTTATTGCTGCAAGGAGAACAGGAAGACTTAGAGGACAAGCTGCTGCCACTGCCTCCAAGGCTGACAAGGCTTAA